TTATTAAtgcaactttttaaaatgtttaattattattaataattattataaaacagcaacataacaataacaaaaaatgcttgttttaatttgtattattgtttATGGATTCTACGGATGTATTTGTAtgtctttagtttttgctttaaaTATCAGATATAATGTGTCTTTGTGTTTTCACTGATTTGGtgcatttttaacttttttttcataataactTACATGACATACCTGCAAGATGTGTATAACTGGAGGAATGCTCAGCTGGAAAAGGCCAGATTTAAAGAACACACTGTGAGTAAACTTATAGAGAAAAAAACTGCACACATGGGATATAAAAAATAACTGCTACCTCTGATTTGAAACTCCATTGTCAAAATTCCTCCGCTGGGGTCAGATTGCAGTTTGGTGCTCCTCGAAGTGCATGGAGTCTTTTAgagaattttaaaaagtcttaaaattgtGCTTATTTGTTTATCTTGAAGTTGAAAAGATATTTTATGAGAACTTCTCTCATTCTTACCGGCTGACAGAAGAGCTTTTCTCCATCACACACTTGAACTTCACAGTGAAGCCAGACCGTGGACACCTTCTCTAAGCGCTGAAAGCGGAACGAATTAAACTTGAACATGGAGCGACTGTCTTTGGCATTCTCAAATATGGTGACTGTATTATCTGAGGAGCAGCTGTGAACAGAACAAAGATCACAAAGTGAGCAGTATCTAGTGTTTATACTCTCATGAGACGAGTCATCTTATCAAAATAAAACCATGTAGATTTAACATAACCTTACCTATTGACAATCAAGCTCCACCTCTTCCTGTCTGTTGAATATGGAGTAGGTGTTGCCCAGCAGTTTGTTATAACCACCTTAAACCTATAGAAGAAGATAAACACTTAGATTTGTCTGTGAATGAATCTATGAAAAAAGCTTTATCTTCTGAAAGCACTGTCCACATCTGATAACCGGGGGATGACGTACCTGTTACTCAGTCCTTTTGCTTCAATACCAATAAAAACCTCTGAGCCAATTTCTGATGTATCAATAACATATGGAGCATCCTTAGCATACAGGAACTTTGAATTCTGTAAATCATGCAGAGGAGAAAACATTTGCATCTGCAAAAATGACCAGGTCCAGCAGGATGTATTGTTTTATCATACTGTTTGAAGCTTTTCACAATATGCAGCCTATTTGCAGTATAAGTTTACTTTACAAAATATACAACAACCATTAAAGGGCCCATACCATggaaattttaattgttttaaaatgtactcttttctttattctgtttcaaactaaacttcaaaaaattaaaTTGATTTTGTGACAAAAATTACACATTAGCATACATACACCTATTTAAATCCAATTAAAATTGTTTGTATGAAACTTTTTACATTGTTGCAAAGCTGCTTTACAGAAGttataaattagaaaaaaacatttggaaaaccTAAAAACCCTAGTGAACAAGCCAACTGTGACACTGGCAACAAAAAACCCTTACAACTGGAGGAAAAATCCTTGGAAGGAACCCATTCTTAAAAGACACAATACAATTATATAAGTCTGTTGTTCTGCTCAGATATACTGATATATTCATAACAAggatagtaaaaataaaaagaaatcatgaTGTATGAGGTTAGAGGTATCATGATGGTTAAAGAGCCTTTAGCAGTTTTAGACTGTTTTTTTAAGACAGGGCAGCCAAACTGCTTTAAACTTATACTACTAAAATGACAAAAGTGGACATCAGGAggggaaaaataaaatactagaaaaatatagtatatggaccctttaataatatttttgtgttattatacAGAATTTTACCATAACATCATTTTGTCTCTATAAACTCTTCACCACTGATCTCTTCACTGGACACTTTTGAAACAGCAACAATATGTAAGGAAAGCCATACTTACAATACTTACTGTGAAAACGTTCATAGACAACTGAGACTTAAAAGAACCTAAACTCCCGTTGTTGACATAAACTGTTGCCACTCTGGAAGAAGCAGAGGGTTTAGTAAAAAGGCTGCAAGTCATTGGTCAGAATGCATTCTAATACCTACACTACTGGATGCAGAGTCAATGTAATAGTGTCTACCTTTGGCTGAAGACCGCGTTGTTGACCAGGTAAGCCGCTTTGTATGTGCAGCTGAAGGTGTAGTTGACTGGCTGGTTCCGCACTGTGAGCGAGGAATCGTTCGACACGATGGAGTTGTAGAAAATGTACTTCGGGTCTTTGCCTCCAACATACTGGTTAGTAGAGACAATAAAAAGCAATCAATACCAGtttgtcattttattatttttgccaAACAAACTGAAGTTTGCCGGAGAACACCTAGACAGAGACTTCTACAAAAAAGCCTGCTGATACCCTGATATGTTTCCTCCTTAAACACCCCCCATCAACTTCTTGCCAAgagttattttttatatgtatcttGCAGTTTGAACTTGGTTGGACAGGCTGAGATTATATGGCTCCCTATGACTTTTTGAATCATATCtatgacattatttttaaaggGTCTCAGAAAACGATTTGGATAGTGGTACAATACAGTTCAACAATCAATACCAAACCAAACTATAGTGGGAGGCTAAAATGCATCAGAGACCACATTCTAAAATGGTTTAAGTGATttgatttttatcttttttaaatgcatcttggtgTATTTCCAGTTTTTTTTGCATGTGGTGTGGCTTGCATATATAAACAGGGTCTTAATGTTCgaggtttaaattaaattttggcttctccaaaatcctcTCTAATGACGTTCTAATAATCTGCAGCTAATGTGGTACATTTGATTATAATTGTTACACAATTTAGCTGTAATAAATGTGGGCTATTTTAACATTTCATCACTTTTCATGGAAACACTGCATTTCTATCAATTAAAATTAGTTATTTCACTTTCAGGTTTTAATATTTCTAAACCGTTGATCAATTGCATGAATGTTTAAAAAAGGTCTTTATGGGGTGTCCAATtgtttttcacatgactgtatatacagtaccatgcACTAATAATGCTAATTTAACAACATAATGCTAAATTACCCTGATTATCatgcatttttttctgtaatatgtaggacttaaaaatatattaaagatacgAGATATTAATCAAACTACTGAAAAATGCTCACCTCAGACAGGGTGCCACAGTACGAGTGGTTTTTGGGTGTGAGGTCGGGGATTGTAAAGCGGTAGAAGCCAGGAGTGTTGATCCCTGAATAGCACACACCACCCAGAGACAACTGCCCTATCTCCCATCCGTACGGGCACTCAGGAACATTCGCAATGATTGCATTTGGAAAACAGGAAACCATAACATAATCTATAAAAAAGAGCATAGAGTGAAAGTGTTTTAATGCAGACCCTCAGcaaaaaaatgctacaaaataCAACTGATCTTTAGTGGACAACCTTTGTTGAAGATCTGATAATTACCAGCTTTCTGAGGAGCGCAGGCCCAAGAAACTGGGAGCAAAAAGAAAAGAGCGCCAACAGCTGCCATGTCCTACAAAGCAGAGAGAACAATGTTCTACCAAACTTACAAACTACAAAGCAGAGAGAACAATGTTCTACCAAACTTACAAAAACATGTAAAGTGATGTTACATAaattaatgaagtaaaaaaagaaGAGTACAGTACCAGCGCTGGCTCGTGAAGTTTTGCTTGGTTATCTACCAGATGGTCATGGTCTAGGTGCGGTTGGCCGATTAGTGGTAACTAAGCACAGGTTTCAGGTAGAGTTCATCGATTCCGGTAGGGGGGCCGTTTTATATTTCTGCAGACAGTCAGTAACccccctctcttcctctgtctgccAGTCTGGCGAGGCCATTTGGTGATAGCATTGTGGACCAAAGCACAAAAGCTTTCTGTGCTTGCCAGACATTGACTTTTAAATTAACAGTGTCTCAGGGGAAGACCATTTTCTTAGCATTTTTAAACAACGGCAACATATCTGTTCTACATAGCTAACATAAAGATATAGTATTAAGTCAACACATAGGTGCTTCATTAATCTAAGCCATTCATTAAACATCATCTACAGAAGTCCTTGCTTAATTCACATCTATAAGCCCTGAGGAATGACGTGGGGTTTCCCAGGTAAGGGAGAGCAGGGTTGGGTTCCTTTCAAACTCGTGCTTTGTTACATAATGACCTTCAGTCAGGCAGAGGAACAGGTGCACTAGCGTGCTTTTAGCAGTTATCTAATGCATCCCACCCTCTCTGGTGTCGTGCCATGGAATTTAAGGGCTACAGTGTCATCAAGGTCGCTCTTATTCAGctgtggagaaagaaaggatgTGGGTAATTACTGAAAGCATTACAAGGGTTCTATCAGCAATCTCATGGGTTTGTATCTCAAGGAGATGAGCTTCTCTAAGTAACGCTGGGCTAAATAGACCTGCATTGACAATACCACCTTTGTCCTTTAGTGGTGGGCATGGGGAGATAAAAAGAATCAAAGATATTAACTGAACATGTGGGGGTTCTTTCCTCTTGGAGGAGCTTTGCTTTATTCAACATCATCTCTGCCATAACTGAATAGAGTAAAATATCAGGGACAATAATTTCAATGTGTTTTCATGTACTCTCCTTCTCATTACCTCACAAACACTTGTAATAGAATCTAATCATCCCAGTGGTTCTTGCAGTGCTACAGCTGTGGAAGATTAGATGTATGCAAATTAGGTTAAAAAAGAAGGCACCTTTAACAGAATGCAAAAGTACTATGTTCTCAcgattacactgacatgccaaaagtcatgcaCCATAACTGACTATACCATAATCGCgataaaatattaattacaattaatcGTGATATTGCTTAGAGATCATATTACCCAGAACTACGTTATTCCAGCACTCTTAAAATACAATGACATCCCAAAAGTTATGGaatagcagtatataaattgatcatgaagtgtttagAAAACCtgacacctgtgtaagttgtgagttgttatcttgtaATTGAGAGTTAAACACCGACATGCATTGTGCTGTGCGAATGTTCAACGGTCAGTATTTCATGTGTACCACAAATATGTCAAACAAGGCATTACACAagcagacaagcaactctggcagaaatcatatcAACATTCAATGCATGATGTGCCATACGCATATTCCACAAGTCACTGCAGCATTATTTAATATCAAGTAATCAGACAGATTACAGATCAGATGTTAATTTCTagcctatgacttttggcatgttttagTGCCTAAAGCTTTGTCACAGAATTTATTACACAAAATGGGTAAGAGTCTGTTTCTTCATCCCTAAATTAAGTTTTCTGCTAATGCAactgaaaaacagatttaaagctTGTATTTAAAAGGCATGCCTATTTAAACGTTCGAACACTGGATGGAAAGCACAGAATATGTAGAGTTAAACTAGCTGTTTTGGATTGGAAACAATATAGCTGTGTTTGTGTTGCACTATGACTCCTGATTCCTATCACCACCACTTTAAAGAAATTAGAGTTAGAAAGTTTCTCTTTGTTTATGTTTGGGGAAACTCAGACTAATGTCTCAAAGCTATAGGAATGTATGGATGCACTCTTAAGATACAGTGCTGATAAGAAGACAACAAGATTGGAGTTAAGGACTAGACAAGAAGACAAGACAAGGGGCTGATGTGATAGAGATGTGCCATTCACAGAGATTGTGTTTCAGCCTCGGAAGAGTGCAGGCACTGTAAGAGAGGAACCATTTATCTCCACTCTATTTGTCTCTTGTGCAGTAAAGGACAGAAAAGGATCCCCACTTACCCTTTTCATTATTTGCAGGAATTAAGAATGCAGTTTGGCCACCAGTTCGGCTTCACTATGCTTATTTTAGAGATTAGGGTATATCTCATTGAGCGCACACTGATTTTATATAAGTAAAAATACTCTAGAGCATTTCATCTACTGTACTGGCATTCGGATATAAAGCGTCACTAAGTTTTGGTAACTTCACAAATACATGGTTTGAATACACAGTTTGAGGAGAGACACCTTCAAATTCATAATTTCCTTCACAACCATTCtatttaaaaatagataaacctgcttttatgtttatctgttccagaaCGTTAGGGACGTTGGTATCTAATGATGACATAAGAATGGAATAATAGTTTAGAAAAGATCTGTAACCCACAAGTTCCATCCTGATTATTCAAAACTCCTGACTAAGAACAGCTttactgctgatgtaaatttataAATCTGTGCAGGTAGTAGAAGCATAGATACCCTCAACGCCACAGTTAAGCTTTGAGAGTGCTCTTCCAGGTGCTTGGAAAAGACATTATCATGAGAATGGAGCCGTGGGGATGCATTAGAGTTCAATGCCTGGGAGAAAACTATGGCAGATACAAATCAACTCCAAGTCATTGAGCTCAGGGACAGCTAGCATTACCACACGCATCAAGTCTAAGATTGAGAGCCTTCCAAAAGTCCAGACTGCCATGAGCTTTAACATATTACGTAATACTGTAGTATTTATTTTTAGATGCTTAAGCAGTGTGGATTTGAGTTTATAAAAGATCTGAATGGTTGCACATAACCTAAAAGGATAAGTACTGTAGAAATATATCAGTGACATTTTTAATAGCTGTATTTTAAGTGTTAGTATTTAGCTCATGCTTGTGTTTAGTAGAAACACTCCAGGGTTTTTCAGAGATCTGTCACCCTGCAGAGTTTGATAAAGGCAGGAAGCATGAACACCATTTATTAAAGGctgaattataaatataaatgataacATCTACCAACAACATATTTTATAAACATGAAACTTCACTAGGAACTTTCTTCAACTTACTCCAGCTGCTTTACTGAATTTTGAAGTTACAAAATTCAGAGAGAGAATTTGTCATTAAGTGTGACCTATCCCAAATTTGCCCCTTTAATAGATGGACACAGTACATTTAATTAATgttcatttttccatctctaatgaATTAAAACAACACTGATTTTCAGTGTTAAATTTGATTTATTAGTGCACATTGATTTTACCTTTCACCTAAATGCATGAGTTTAAAAGAGCACCAACCatccaaaatatttaaattgacATTGGTTCAGTGTCAGATTTGGCACTAAATGCATGTTagacaatgttaaataaaggttgttttaaggtTGGTTACAgtaaaagatgtaatgcaaccataaaattgtgtttatttaaagttcTTTTCTAAATGAACAGGCTGGAGATGCCAAGCACTCCAAAAGTCGACTCTTATGAACATTCTTATTAAAGCAATTTTCATTTATATGGTTTGTTTGAAAACAGTGTGGACACAAACGCaaccaataaaaaaatcacttaatcTCAGTGAGTCACTAAATCTTACTCTACTACTTATGATGACATCAGCAAATACCTAAAATCCTGTTGTACCGGATAATTACCTAAAAATAGCCCTGGTGGTTTGTCATCCACTACAGATACAGTGCTTTAAATTTTACACCCTCATTTTATGTTCACATTACTTACTTCTATGTTATGGACTTTAATACGCATTTAAATTAGTACAAACACTTACGTTTGTTGATCTCAAAATACACAGTATCACAATATCAGTGTAGATTCAGAACACTTGAAATTAAACAACACCAAGTATACACAAATATTGTCTGATTATTCGGCTGAACATTCATTTTGTAACTTGATATGTTTGTATTGatgatgtatgtatttattttagtttatagtGGCAAATTGTAGACAGAATTAAGAgctatttttaaatttgtttttgttttttttgcttttatttttatattatatgttgattacactaagtAGGGCAAGCAAAAGATGTTCCATactgaaataaatacataaaatactttaaatgaTTTTTTCTTAGTccatttgacccagaacataaaaAGAGTGTTAATGTTATTGCACATAATCCGCTTTGATCAGTCTACTGTCCCACCCATCACCCAACACTACAGACACTCTCTCAGGTTATTTTTCTACCTtgatatattttcattttgtaaaaaaaattattccGTTTTCAAACAAGATCAGACAGTACACTCTAAAGTTAGATAGCTCACTCTTCAGGAAAGATTTAGATGCTGGACCAGCAAGACCCACACAGTCTGAACCTGCTATGAAATGCTGGCCTCTAGTGGAGCTTCAGGACACTTCAGACACGAGGTCACTCTGTCTGGGTGCAGGAGCGGGGCGCTGGTGATCTGGGAACTGTAGGTTAGCACCGGCTCCCTCAAGGACGAAGACGACAGAACCCCGGAGCACCTGAACGGAGATGATCGCAGCAGGAGGACTTTTCCACGGTGAGAGAGATAAAGCTACTTATTCTTTCCGGCTTCGTTTACATACAGCTCGTTTTTGCTAGCTTACTGTAGCACAGCTCCACGGGCTGGCAGGCTAGTGGTTAGCCGGTAAAGAACAGTAAGCGCATCCTGATGATGAGTGAGCCAGAATagggtaacgttagctaacctaagcTAGCTGCTAGCTGATCTATCAGTGGACAACCATGGAGAGACAGTGAAGGATGATGGGCTAGAGCATAGCCGGCCTGTGTGGCCATGCAGCACTCTGCTACTCTCCCTTTTGTGACATTGGGGTTTGCTCAAGGTTTAGCCTTTAGCTAGATCTTCACGGTGTTCACTGAAGTGTGGTGGATCCCCATGTGCTCCTATCTATCTAGCTACCActgtaccaacacacacacacacaccatcatctgCTGAATCCGCTGACACACACTGACCAAAAGCCGGAGGGCTGCATCCCAATAAACTTAGGAATTCGTTTTATTGGGACGGGTCCACTGACTGTCCTGAGTTAGCTAAGCTTAAGCTTAACGTTAATTGACTGATTTGAATCTCTTGCAGCTTTCAGCTAGCTTCCACTACTAGCTAGTGGCTAGCTTTTGTCAAACTACTTTTATAATGTAGTTCGCTACCACCATCACCATGGACTGGAGCTGCTAGCCTGgctgctaacgctagctagcaaTGATAGGCTAGCTAACCTACACAGATAGATAATGACTAGGTGGCAGCGGGGGAAACTGGACGCAGGAGGCAGTCTCAATTAACAACCATCCTATCCAACATTATAGCACTTAACTATTTCGTggaaaatccaaataaaaataggcACTATAGGATCTTGCCGGCAGAGTATAAAAGTTATCAGTACTGTCTACGCTGACTAGCTATAATGTTAGTTAGCAGGCTAACTTAAGCATTCACTGCTTTGTTTTGACAGTTAACCTAGCATGTAGCACTactgtagctaactagctaactaactccgCTTTACATAgtctgttagttagctagctacactTTTATTTAGTTTGCAGATCTATTAGGTAAAgctgtaaagtaaaataaacaacatttatttacataaactacGCCCCAATTTAATAATTCATCagttaagctaacctagctatagaTAAAAACTGCGTGTTAATGTAAGTATTTGTAAAATGAGTCCTGTTCACagtatgaaaacaattaattgtcATTTTATGGTAACTTTTGTAGCTACCACTGTAAAacattgttacattgttacatgaAAGCCTTTATAGTAGTAATGTTGGGAAGAAATAGcataagaattattttttttcttcttaaaactACCTGTATCTGCTGATTTGGGTAGCTTAACTCCACTTTACACAGTCTGTTAGTTAGCTACACTTACTAAAGTAGTTAAACTAGTAAGGTAGTTCAAAAGAAACAATatttaattcatattcatatgtcATTATCATTAGCTAAATAATGATAGCATTGCTATGATACAAGATTTTCAAGGTCTCAATAAATAACACAGTATACAGTATTCTTTGTCCTTGTTCCTGTTAATcttttcattcttctcattattgCTATATATTGGCTCCCTAAaccacttatcatttttaagcctCCATAATAGTAATGTTGGGTAGagatagcaaaaaaaacaaaaaacaatttcttttttttttttgtctcatgaTTTCTGCTGTTGTTTGCCCAATGCTGATGCTGTATGTCACGCCAGAGCCATGTCTAATAGTAGGGTATTAATAATAAATGCAGGCCTTTGTCAGACAGACCCTGTTAAACCTTGGAGTCCCATTCTGAAATGAACAGACTGCTGGACGGATTAGCCCACTGGCCCACTATTCTGGAGGATTGTGCAGAGCTGTAGATTATGTTTATCAGCCAACAACCAAGGGCATAGACTGCATGCTTTTTTGTCTGACAGTTATTAAGATCCATCTTTGCATGAGTCCAGTGTTGTAGGAAAAAGTGCTTGGCGGTTTCACTGGTGCACATCTCTCCTGAGCAGAACACTGTTGGTTGTTTGCTTTAATGTTGGTTGCTTAGGAGGGGAGAAAGCATTGTGTATGATGCTCAAGCCATGTTTAGACTGCTGCCCCGCCCCCCCCAAAGGGCTGCAGCTCAGTCTCAGGTGAGGTCTAGCTAGTGGCAGATAGATGTTTTTTATGTCTCCAGAGCTCTGGTCTGTTTTGTGTTGCTCGGGCTAAGCCTAATTAGAGTTGCTGTCCGAGTACGCTTCGACCATTAATCAAGCTGCCTGTCCTCTCGGTGTGCTTTACTGCAGCCTCTGACGCTCAgccaggacccaaaaaaacatttttgtcccCCACCCTCTGTGCATCTCATCAGGGTGCCGGTCACCCATTGGCAGAAACGCATCACACAATGTAGGCGCGCTTCAAGAGTTCATTGAACTCTTCATTGGTTTAGCCTCTACGATGGGTATGCGTGCACCCCTCTCTCCAGGCTCACTCGGCCGGCAGTTGCTCGGCGTCTTGCTCAGAGTTGTTGTTCATCCGTGGAGGAGATTATTACATCCTCTATGACCTACTTTCACTCTAATTAGAATATGCAGTAGTCTGGTCTTAATTACATTGCAGTCACCCATGAGTGACCGGATGCATGAGATTActacctctttttttctttttttatttaaagtaattgcAAGTTGAAGTCGTCTCTTTACTCTTGAGAATTCACTCATGGGAAATATCTGTAAGTATATCTTGCCATTGGTTTAATTTAGTCTCTTTTTAGCAGCAAATTcaagcctgttgctaacc
This genomic stretch from Astyanax mexicanus isolate ESR-SI-001 chromosome 15, AstMex3_surface, whole genome shotgun sequence harbors:
- the tectb gene encoding beta-tectorin, translated to MAAVGALFFLLPVSWACAPQKADYVMVSCFPNAIIANVPECPYGWEIGQLSLGGVCYSGINTPGFYRFTIPDLTPKNHSYCGTLSEYVGGKDPKYIFYNSIVSNDSSLTVRNQPVNYTFSCTYKAAYLVNNAVFSQRVATVYVNNGSLGSFKSQLSMNVFTNSKFLYAKDAPYVIDTSEIGSEVFIGIEAKGLSNRFKVVITNCWATPTPYSTDRKRWSLIVNSCSSDNTVTIFENAKDSRSMFKFNSFRFQRLEKVSTVWLHCEVQVCDGEKLFCQPTPCTSRSTKLQSDPSGGILTMEFQIRAEHSSSYTHLAGTFLCMLCMILLNAILGYTSL